In one Lycium barbarum isolate Lr01 chromosome 7, ASM1917538v2, whole genome shotgun sequence genomic region, the following are encoded:
- the LOC132603896 gene encoding uncharacterized protein LOC132603896 isoform X1 yields MMKDVARKNFVLLRTIFLLCSILMVTEAGIGRRELELKQAYASGTKNFDMENDTKFQVDDSIVIDYAPSHQSPDIHHGGSPPFNRREMELKQVYASGTKNFDTENDTKFQVDDSIVIDYSPSHQSPDIHHGGSPPFNRRYHV; encoded by the exons ATGATGAAGGATGTTGCAAGAAAGAATTTTGTTCTTTTGAGAACAATCTTTTTGCTATGCTCCATTTTAATGGTGACAGAAG CAGGAATTGGAAGAAGAGAGTTGGAATTAAAACAAGCTTATGCAAGTGGAACAAAGAATTTTGATATGGAAAATGATACAaagtttcaagttgatgattcaATAGTGATTGACTATGCACCAAGTCATCAATCGCCAGATATTCACCATGGTGGATCACCACCATTTAACCGAAGAGAGATGGAATTAAAACAAGTTTATGCAAGTGGAACAAAGAATTTTGATACGGAAAATGATACAaagtttcaagttgatgattcaATAGTGATTGACTATTCACCAAGTCATCAATCGCCAGATATTCACCATGGTGGATCACCACCATTTAACCGTCGTTATCATGTATAA
- the LOC132603896 gene encoding uncharacterized protein LOC132603896 isoform X2: protein MMKDVARKNFVLLRTIFLLCSILMVTEGIGRRELELKQAYASGTKNFDMENDTKFQVDDSIVIDYAPSHQSPDIHHGGSPPFNRREMELKQVYASGTKNFDTENDTKFQVDDSIVIDYSPSHQSPDIHHGGSPPFNRRYHV from the exons ATGATGAAGGATGTTGCAAGAAAGAATTTTGTTCTTTTGAGAACAATCTTTTTGCTATGCTCCATTTTAATGGTGACAGAAG GAATTGGAAGAAGAGAGTTGGAATTAAAACAAGCTTATGCAAGTGGAACAAAGAATTTTGATATGGAAAATGATACAaagtttcaagttgatgattcaATAGTGATTGACTATGCACCAAGTCATCAATCGCCAGATATTCACCATGGTGGATCACCACCATTTAACCGAAGAGAGATGGAATTAAAACAAGTTTATGCAAGTGGAACAAAGAATTTTGATACGGAAAATGATACAaagtttcaagttgatgattcaATAGTGATTGACTATTCACCAAGTCATCAATCGCCAGATATTCACCATGGTGGATCACCACCATTTAACCGTCGTTATCATGTATAA